Proteins encoded in a region of the Watersipora subatra chromosome 5, tzWatSuba1.1, whole genome shotgun sequence genome:
- the LOC137396731 gene encoding tight junction protein ZO-1-like, translating into MAEVFELNVQNLQQLQRLQDQEELRTSRDFLTSEILPDDHPECKMTASLNSLFVPPERFVPESFYRKRGSCKGVDPSPGDTSDVCSLNSTNESEDEGIYPPDLDYGLVHTDTIRMGGDKILWETHHVALYREPGLGFGIAISGGVDNPHFSSGETSIAVSGVLKGGPADNLLKVNDRITSINGISMEDSNHSQAISFLRDSGEMVDLLIKRKVFVPSPHKKLERTITIDKMSDKADVGLGMGCRYFVKNIKSGSLLERNCNIEEGDYILKVNGQSTENLTFAQTQRLIDRTKGRLSLLLERPPKSLETDQQRGEYSASDSIYHWTMQQAASSGYHSPTASQGGRSRANSKMSQCEETRYVNYQKENNRTGLSMVGGNQTGVYISRVEGGGAAQREGLHEGDLVLQINGVPVRGMTKEQVVKRLENLPTRVDLLVTDRREEYSRLFTSTSSEGGDEFYIKASFTHNSLKTQTAPARLSMKPGDVFKVTDTLPSHYPGCWVVVRMSPDGEELEPGIIPNQITANNLFKASSSYDKTNFARSFGKDQWQKIILEGTSLSSEHHSKVDAYERVTLEEAYLPRPVIIYGALAELCRTKLAATYPNLFEVPRVTKLKTGPKSKEVLKFADIQKISDSGKHCLLDLPPHSIDKLISYLFHPIVINVSSDTAELKDNKLSKGLKKLDRLSEKIERDYPQLISACVSITRGKDWLQQVCDVIAQEQEKAVWVREGVVSNAPSYCSSDYFSLDSNQSFGSRGDLRKGHYSSQPCLHFNEDARKDGQRSNSNNFPASLPTARARSSTDPYRGLCQSDKLSSLDRCGSLPRPAFGHVTLKHVKEGKEGVEYDNCAFQHDEATDSPKSGRTSGIWYTGKSLSLQSPNSKGMKKIVPAIREVEESLNTPSFISNQSAAQINDSSANHL; encoded by the exons AAATTCTCCCTGACGACCATCCTGAATGTAAAATGACAGCATCTCTAAACAGCTTGTTTGTCCCTCCTGAGAGATTTGTACCGGAATCGTTCTACAGGAAGCGAGGCAGCTGTAAAGGAGTAGATCCTTCTCCTGGAGATACAAG TGACGTCTGCTCTTTGAACAGCACGAATGAATCAGAAGATGAGGGCATCTATCCTCCTGACCTTGACTACGGGCTTGTACACACAGATACAATCAGGATG GGTGGAGACAAGATTCTATGGGAGACACACCATGTAGCACTTTATAGAGAACCTGGTCTTGGATTTGGTATAGCTATATCTGGTGGAGTAGACAACCCTCACTTTAGCAGTGGCGAAACGTCTATTGCTGTCTCAGGCGTGCTTAAAGGCGGTCCTGCAGATAATTTGCTGAA AGTTAATGATAGAATTACGAGCATAAATGGTATCTCTATGGAGGATTCTAACCACTCTCAGGCTATATCATTTCTGAGGGACAGTGGAGAGATGGTTGATCTGCTGATCAAACGTAAAGTTTTCGTACCTTCTCCCCATAAGAAGTTGGAGCGAACCATTACCATTGATAAAATGAGTGACAAAGCGG ATGTTGGCCTTGGCATGGGCTGCAGGtactttgttaaaaatatcaaatCTGGTTCTCTCTTGGAAAGAAACTGTAACATAGAAGAGGGAGACTACATTCTGAAG GTCAATGGGCAATCAACGGAAAATCTAACATTTGCCCAGACGCAGCGTCTGATAGACAGAACAAAAGGTCGTCTTAGCCTTTTGCTGGAAAGACCACCCAAGTCTTTGGAGACTGACCAACAGAG AGGTGAATACAGTGCATCAGATAGCATCTATCACTGGACGATGCAGCAAGCGGCTAGTTCTGGTTATCATTCCCCGACAGCGTCTCAAGGCGGACGCAGCCGTGCCAACTCTAAGATGAGCCAATG TGAAGAGACGAGGTACGTGAATTATCAGAAAGAAAACAACCGAACAGGATTAAGCATGGTAGGAGGAAATCAGACTGGTGTGTATATATCTAGAGTTGAGGGTGGGGGTGCAGCTCAAAGAGAAGGCCTTCATGAAGGAGATCTTGTTTTGCAG ATAAACGGTGTTCCAGTACGAGGGATGACTAAGGAACAGGTTGTGAAAAGACTTGAGAATCTTCCAACAAGGGTTGACCTTCTTGTAACAGACAGGAGGGAAGAATATTCTAGACTGTTTACCAGCACAAGTTCAGAAGG TGGTGATGAGTTTTACATCAAAGCTAGCTTCACCCACAACTCATTAAAAACTCAAACTGCTCCAGCACGATTGTCTATGAAACCAGGTGATGTCTTCAAAGTTACAGACACATTACCGTCACACTATCCAG gctgCTGGGTTGTCGTGAGAATGAGCCCAGACGGAGAAGAATTGGAGCCTGGAATCATACCCAACCAGATAACAGCAAACAACCTTTTTAAAGCCTCAAGCTCTTATGATAAAACAAACTTTGCCAGATCATTTGGCAAAGACCAATGGCAAAAGATAATACTAG AAGGCACTTCTCTCTCAAGTGAACACCATTCAAAAGTAGATGCATATGAAAGAGTTACTCTTGAAGAAG CATATCTTCCAAGACCAGTGATTATATACGGTGCTCTGGCTGAACTATGCCGAACTAAGCTAGCAGCTACATATCCCAACTTGTTTGAAGTACCGCGTGTGACAAAACTCAAAACTGGGCCAAAGTCTAAAGAAGTTCTAAAG TTCGCTGATATCCAGAAAATATCTGATTCTGGAAAGCACTGTCTGCTCGACTTACCACCTCACTCTATTGATAAGCTTATCAGCTACCTCTTCCACCCAATAGTCATCAATGTTTCATCAGATACGGCAGAACTCAAAG ACAACAAGTTGTCTAAGGGgttgaaaaaacttgatcgaCTTTCTGAAAAGATAGAAAGAGACTATCCACAGCTCATATCAGCCTGTGTGAGCATCACCAGAGGAAAGGACTGGCTGCAACAG GTTTGTGATGTAATTGCGCAAGAGCAGGAGAAAGCTGTTTGGGTCAGAGAGGGGGTCGTGAGTAATGCCCCATCTTACTGCTCGAGTGACTACTTTAGTCTTGATTCGAACCAATCATTTGGAAGTAGGGGAGACCTGAGGAAGGGCCATTATAGCTCTCAACCCTGTCTTCATTTTAATG AAGATGCAAGAAAAGATGGTCAAAGGTCAAATTCTAATAATTTTCCTGCATCACTCCCAACTGCTCGAGCTAGAAGCTCAACAGATCCGTACAGAGGCTTGTGTCAGTCTGataaattgtcttctcttgacaG GTGCGGAAGCTTACCTCGACCAGCGTTTGGTCATGTGACTCTTAAGCACGTGAAAGAAGGAAAGGAAGGTGTGGAGTATGACAACTG tGCTTTTCAACATGATGAGGCGACTGACTCCCCTAAATCCGGCCGCACATCTGGCATCTGGTACACTGGCAAAAGTCTTTCATTGCAAAGCCCTAATTCTAAAGG GATGAAAAAAATAGTACCCGCAATCAGAGAAGTTGAGGAATCGCTAAATACTCCATCATTTATAAGTAACCAATCAGCTGCACAGATTAATGATTCATCAGCCAATCACCTCTAA
- the LOC137397297 gene encoding zinc finger protein 28-like: MLHKPYKCLMLHKPCTCLILYKPYTCLMLYKPYTCLMLYKLYTCLMLYKPYTCLMLHKLYTCLMLHKPYACLMLHKPYTCLMLYKPYTCLMLHKLYTCLMLHKLYTCLMLHKLYTCLMLHKPYACLMLHKPYTCLMLYKPYTCPMLHKLYTCLMLHKLYTCLMLHKLYTCLMLHKPYACLMLHKPYTCLMLYKPYTCLMLHKLYTCLMLHKPYTCLMLHKLYTCLMLRKPYACLMLYKLYTCLTLYEL; this comes from the coding sequence ATGTTACACAAACCCTACAAATGTCTCATGTTACACAAACCCTGCACATGTCTCATATTGTACAAACCCTACACATGTCTCATGTTGTACAAACCCTACACATGTCTCATGTTGTACAAACTCTACACATGTCTCATGTTGTACAAACCCTACACATGTCTCATGTTGCACAAACTCTACACATGTCTCATGTTGCACAAACCCTACGCATGTCTCATGTTACACAAACCCTACACATGTCTCATGTTGTACAAACCCTACACATGTCTCATGTTGCACAAACTCTACACATGTCTCATGTTACACAAACTCTACACATGTCTCATGTTACACAAACTCTACACATGTCTCATGTTGCACAAACCCTACGCATGTCTCATGTTACACAAACCCTACACATGTCTCATGTTGTACAAACCCTACACATGTCCCATGTTGCACAAACTCTACACATGTCTCATGTTACACAAACTCTACACATGTCTCATGTTACACAAACTCTACACATGTCTCATGTTGCACAAACCCTACGCATGTCTCATGTTACACAAACCCTACACATGTCTCATGTTGTACAAACCCTACACATGTCTCATGTTGCACAAACTCTACACATGTCTCATGTTACACAAACCCTACACATGTCTTATGTTGCACAAACTCTACACATGTCTCATGTTGCGCAAACCCTACGCATGTCTCATGTTGTACAAACTCTACACATGTCTCACGTTGTACGAACTTTAA